Part of the Sebastes umbrosus isolate fSebUmb1 chromosome 3, fSebUmb1.pri, whole genome shotgun sequence genome is shown below.
TTTTGGTGATTCagcaaagagaaacaaacactACAGCAAGTGTCagccctccctcctctgctgtAATTAGTTGGTGGGTTGTTCTCAGCATTCTTTGTGTCAATAATTATGCCATCCCCTATATGGTGAGTGGAAAGTTCAATCAGACACGTGCAAGTCACAGACGACCTAGATAGTCACCAGACTAATACTTTTGGCAGCATTTTGTCATATTAATATTACAGAATGatgaatacatatatatatacgtatatatatatatatatatcactttataATACAGCATCCtatcactgtcacactgtcacagctcactgggacacttgaacaGAGCAGAGCCGTTGATgcttagtaacacctgtgcttttactatgacaagtcaaaatgtgtgcTGTGGGAAAGGCCTACATCTACATCTAATCTGTCTCACatgtcctttctctctctctctctctctctctctctctctatatatatatatatatatatatatatatatatctctgcATCTCCTCCTTTGTGATTGCTATTGATTTAATAAGTAAAATCAATGTGGGCTTTCTGCCACAACGTGCATTCACTTTGTTAGTATGATGTGATTACCATAATAGCTGTCCATAATTATTGTGTCTTTCAGTCACAATAAATGTTGTCTCATGGCTTGCAGTGTAATGGATCCACCCTGCCTGAGTTATGGAGCAGTATACTTGCAGATCATGATGACGACAGACTGTGGGCATTATGACTTAAGAAGATTACACATAGGTTTGTTAAACTGCTGTTGGAGctgtggatctttttttttgtacactAAAGAGGGAAGCAGATCACCTTCTTGTGTGAGCTATTCTTTACAGTAACTCAAGTGCATGAGGCACCAGCTTATAAACTTCCATGTGCCCAAAGTttccatcattatcatcatcagcatcagcagcagcagcagcagagcctgCCTCACTGTCTGGGCGTGAAATAAGCAGAAGGGTGGAGACTTAAACCACACCTTCTCCTGTATTCACACCTCTCTTTTTCTGGGCATTTACTGAACATAACTCCTCTacagggctgcacggtggtgcagtggttagcactggcgcctcacagctagagggttgcaggttcgaatccggcttgggacccttctgtgtggagtttgcatgttctccccgtgttagcgtgggttttctccgggtactccggtttcctcccacagtccaaagacatgcaggtcaggttaattgtggactctaaattgtaCGAGCAAATTGTAaattgtgtgaatgtgagcgtgaatggttgtctgtctatatgtgtcagccctgcgatggactggcgacctgtccagggtgtaccctgccttcgcccaatgtcggctgtccagcccccccccccctaacgggataagcggttgcagatggatggatggatgaactcCTCTACATGCATAAAAATCACATTGAAGGATTACCATAGACATTATTATTCTACATGATGAAATAAAGAGGAATATTATAACCTCAGATGATGACGGATGCTCACACAAATTCAACAACTCACCGACGGACACCTCTTGAGCAAAAGCGAGTGAGATGAGGAACAAAGGCAGCCCCACGGCTAGAAACGTGACTATCTTGTCCACAGCGAGCTCCAGACGCACCCCTTTATACTTGGCCTCCGTGGGGTCATTCAACAAGAAGTCTGAGAACACGTACTCGGTGGCTAGGTGCGCAATCGCCATGACGGAGTGTAGAAATGTGAGAAATAGATAAGATACTGAGCGGTTATTGTTTAGCGAGATTCTAACAGTTACATACTGTAAAATGCTTTTACTGTATGTTACTGTGaaagcaatgcattctgggagtCAGAACGCTCGCTCCCATGATCCCAGCGGCCAAGTGTATCTTTTCACAGTAATCTACTGCTTGCCGCTGAGAATCTCGGGAAAATAAATTAACGGCTATTTTTCTAAGTTCTCGCGCATATTTTTTTCGAGTTGAGCCGTTGAGCGCCACAGCTCAACAGCTCAACGGTCAACAGCTCAACGGTCAACAGCTCAACGGTCAACAGCTCAACAGCTCAACGGCTCAACGGTCactctggcagcagcagcagcagcatcgttGTTGTCCAGTGCAACTTGAGGAGAGACAGCAGCAGTTTGGATaaacactttttattttcaCCACCGCCAGTTCCATTTTGATCGTCAGACCAGACGAAGGGAAACTCCAGTGGTTACATTACGTTACTTCATGGTAAGTCAAATCATCAAGTTGTGTTGTACCTTTGCTAACACAGTGCATGTTCCTCAGTGTATGTACATTAGCTAACTAACGGTAGGTCGTTAGCTGTTCTTAGCTTCGTCTATATTTCAATACTCATTAGTATCACAGGTAACAAAAATCAGTCGTCTATCTTATATTCACGGTAGCTAGCTAGCGCTAGCACGTTAGTTAGCGTTAGCTCGTTAGTTAGCGTTAGCTCGTTAGTTAGCGTTAGCTCGTTAGTTAGCGTTAGCTCGTTAGTTAGCGTTAGCTCGTTAGTTAGCGTTAGCTCGTTAGCTAGCTGGTTTTAGCTTAGTCAGCATTTAAATTCTCAATATAATTACTAATAGGTAGCAGCAACAATCTAAAAGGGAGACAAGGCAGTATCtatcttgtgttttgtttcaagaATGTTCAACTGTCAATTTTGCCGCCATGCATGTGGTACTAAATATGCCTTTGTTAGGCATATGAAAGTTCACCAAAACACCCCACACATCAAATTTAAATGTGATTTCCACGATTGTTACCGTTCATTTGGCAAAGTTACAGCTTTAAAATGCCATGTATATAGAGATCACCCAGATCAGAGGGAGTCAAGCTTGAGGGAAGGATGTTCTGGCATAAGGACATTAACATTAGACGTTTTATCATGCCACATCGATTTCTGTAGTGTCAAATGTGACAGTTTGTCTACATTATTTTCTCACTTGAAGACTCACATTAAAGAGGGGAAACCAGTCTTATGTCCATTCACAAATTGTGGTAAAATGTTTACTGTGATATCCACTTTTTCATCACACTTGTCAAGAACACATAAAGGTTGTGTAGTTGGTAATCTTTTGAGTCAGATCAGGTCAGGTAGAGATGATGGAGAGAATACTGTTGAGCAAGCAGGGTGCTCACATGAGCATGCAGGGTGCTCACATGAGCATGCAGGGTGCTTCAAATAGAAGAGAGATGTCCTCATCTTGCAGGCAGATGTGAGTATAACTGATGTAGTTTATTTCAGATTAAGACATTGAAATTATTGAAATGCAATGAGTGGAGCTCAgtgtgattttaaaaataatttctttaaacaggaaaattgatgacaactATAGTTAAAGCATTGTTTAATTGTATTAACATTAACTTAGAATTGCAATGCCTTTTATTGTCTCCTATATAGGTGTCAGACACAGCGGCGACTGTGAAGACATCCCTCATCCTTCCTGATAGCCCTTGGTTGATCATTCTAGGTAAGCACTAAACCCCACGTTTCTACTTACACTGTACTAGTGCACATATGCAGAGTACTTCTATTGAGCCTGTCGGCAGTCAGAAGGTGTGGGGCAGGCAGGAAGACGCTGCTTGCTGCAGGAGTTGGAGTTCAGTTGTAGTGAGTTTCTATGGTTATGTcttctatattgtatataatacaCACAACTTTACATTCTTATAAATAGATACTGATTCTGAAACAGTTGTGCATACagaaatggataaataaatatgtagttTTAGATGGTTAATAAATAGTTGACATCTTTTATACATACACAGTGGGCTATGTTTTAGTTAATAAATAGTTGACTCTATAATACATACACAGTAGGCTACGGAATAATAATTTCTCTGATTCTTCTCTGATATGTAAATAGTTTGTTTGagcttttctctcactctctttctggATTAGGGTGTTCCTATAGcttgtaaatatgtaaatagtTTGTTTGATATTCTCCCTCCCTttgtagattttattttatttgtattaacttTTTTACTTGATTTCTCCTTCACTGCAACGGACACAACCACTAAGCTTTATGAAAATGAGTGCGCGATGGTGTCGCAAGTATGTAAATGGCTACCTGGATACATCAAAGAGCAGTACAGTAGATGAGTAGCATCTCGCATCCTACATCAAGAATTCCTGATATCTAGCGGAGGCTTACATTTTTTTAGAAAGGTTTTCAAATATCAGTTGGAAATGCCAATAccatacaaaaacaataaagcgGTAAGTGGCCACTTGATAATTCGTCAATTTGGTATTCAGCCTAAAGCTTTTTGCATTGTGTTTCAGGTCCAATGATTTCCGACCAGCGCTGGATGGTAAGCATCGAGGGTCAGGTGGTGTGTGAAGGGGCATTGTCTGCGTTGGGGCTTGCTGTTGTCTTCACATCCTACTACAACTTCAACCTCCAATATCAGGATCACGCTGCCTGGACACTTGAATTCATACAGAGGTAAGTTTGAATTCCATATAGTCATTTGTGTCAGATGTTTGGGCCTTACAGCTATCCTTGTATCTATCTATGTGTGATAGACATACGATCAGAGAGTAGGGTATGGAGAGTTCATTCCAAAATAAGCTTAAATGATCACTTGGACGtttgggtgtgtatgtgtggttctaaaatatatacaagaaacataaaaacagtattAGCCTTCAATAATATCATttcatatataaattaataaccCATTGTTATTAGTCttgaataattaaattaaatagataattaTCAAAGAGTCATCAAGTTACCAAAAAAACTCAATGTTATATTCATATTCCAAAAGTGTGACTCATAAAACATCAGGCAAGTAAGCTATATTAGCAAGAAGTATTTCACCATGTCCACGTGTATCTACTCTAATATGCATTGCAAACATAAAGCATGAAAAAGAACGATTTGGGGACTTATAATAAATCAGGTATTATTTATACTAACAATATTTAGCGGTCTAATTTTAGGTAAGAGGTGGTTTGATTcacatttgtgtctttttgttttaccttGCTATGCCTTGTAGAAGCTGTGTCAGGATCAACCCAGAGAGAGGGACAAAGGCACGACAGGGAAAGGTGACCAGCAAGAAGAGCGGGAAAATGGTTCATAAGAAAGGGACATCCCTGAATCCTCATGTTTGCACCCTCCTGCGGAAGCTCGTGGATGTCGAGTGGGACTTTGTGTGAGTTTAACAATCACATCCCTGACTCTGTCTGTAGAGACAAACCCTCCATATCTCACTCAGTTACTGAAAATCCCTTTATGTCTGTGTCTCACTTATTcacaatgttattttttatttaattttgcttaAAATGTTCAACCTGGCATTATTTATACGTTTAATAATTGACCATATTGAGCCAGCACACAGTATTGTTCAACAGTATTGTTCTGTCTAGTGAACCCCCGCAGTGTAACGGGGGAGGctatttcattttgaaacagaaaagtTACAGTATTTACTCAGTCCACAAAGTACAAATGTTTTAAGCCCGTCACTTACTCAGATACACCAACCAATAAATTACTGTATTTGGAATTATTACAGCAAGTTACTGTATGCTTTGATTACAGTAAGCTGCTGTATTCTTTTGATACAGTACAGATACTGTAAATTGTACAGTAACTCACTGGCGAAACTGCTGccagtattttactgtaatttcTGAAATATTACAGCAAATTACTGTATGCTTTGATTACAGTAAGTTGCTGTATTCTTTGATACAGTACAGATACTGTaaattttacagtaaaatactggCAGCAGTTTCTCCTGTAagttactgtaattttacaggAAAAAGTTTTACAGTGCATCAGCTGGTGAGTGATGGTTGAACCTGCTGTCCCGTCACTGTGCTCCAGACATCAACAGGAGGAACAGGCTGCCTGCTGGTCTCCAGAGGGCGCTACTGGGCCGTAAAGTGCACCTGCCAGGCAACCTGTGCCAGATACATCCTATACATGGAGGGACACTCACTGTTGCTTCAGTGATAGACAGTAATATGATAGCATTTAATTgtgagttcagttcagttcagttcagttcagttcagttcagttcagttcagacaactttattcaTCCCCAAGGGAGTAATTGAACTGAATGGACTATACAGATACATTACTGTTATGCTGGTTCAATATTATGGCTGTATTGTTAGAAAGTCACTATAACAATGACATCCAATCAAAATTCATGTTACCTTTGAGAGTTTCATGCACCAGTTTCGACATATAAAATCTACATTCACAGATTTATCAGTGTGCACCATTCCACTAAGTCTCCTGTTCACAAGTGAGCACCTTAAaagtaacaataaaataaatacattccaataatatatatatatatacatatatacacacacacaggttttacTCTACCTCATCTTTCATGTAAAATGCAGTGCTGCCATCAATCTATCAGTTTGGACAACCCAGGGTCTTGTTTTACTTTCAACATGCATATATGGTATACCAGCTGTTGTTAACAGtacatttatatgtaaataatcACATGCTTTACAGTCCAGACACAGCTGCTCCAGAGGTtccattcatgtttattttatgcTCACTTTGGATGGACAAACTTTCATCAATCACTACATCTTCTTATTGCCCCACATCAACTACAAATACATCTGAACCCTGTGTTCAGAAACGTCTCTCATTCTAACATAAAAGGCAGGAAATGGGCTCTTGAGACTGGAAAATTAATGTACAGATTTCAGTCCAATGAACGTGGCTTATATTATGAGTTCTGTTTGGAAGGCATTTAAGATCCTGAGAAAGAGGTCAGCAGCAGATCGCCTCAGACCTGAGACACTTGTACTTGGAGTATTCACATTTACTAAAAATAAGACACCTGAGAGGTAAAATGTCTGTTGGCCAAACTGCAGACTGTGTGAATGAATATAGGCCTCCTCTTTTTTTATATGGATTATTGACCTGCTGTAGGTCAATACACCACCAGAAATTCAGATAAGTGTACAGTTTTTTCTCACATTGTTCTCTTCCATCACAGCAGGGCTTATCCTTTTCAGGTCAATCATTCAGGAACTAGTCAGAAAGAGCtgaaggaaaataaaacatgtccaAGGTTAAATCCATCAGATAATCAGCTTATTTCACTAAAGTTACACAGCCTCCATTAGAAGACTAAATATTCCTCCTTACCTCATTGTCCTCGGTTTTATTGTCTTCTTTGCAGATCTTGTGTGAGCATGTCTTCTTACTGTCTAACGCGTCAGTCTTCACCTGACCCAGAGTTCGCAGCAGGCACATGGTGTCAAACCCCTCATCGCCAGCCTCTTGCAACAACTCAAGCACCTGTAAATACGCCAAGTTACTTCTTTTTCATAGAAAAAGCAACAGCAAACACAGTCGGCATATTTTAACCACAGTATTGgtcttacagtatgtgtgctgGGACCCACCTGCAGACACTTAAATGATTTGAGTTCGCTCAGATTCTCCTGCAGGAACAACAGGTAGATACTGAGGTCGTTGTAGAAGGGCGTGACCACACTCAAAGATCCAAAGCCCGGCAGCAGCTCATATGGCCGCAGGAAGCTGGAGCTCTGGCGAGCCGGTCCAAGAGAAGCGTACACCACCAGCGGAGCAAGAAGCACATATACTCCCAAGTTGATGTAACTGAGCAGCCTGAAGACACCCACTGCCACGAGCTTACACTGCACAGCCGACGGCACCATGCTGTTATTCTTCAGCACCCCTGTACGCAGGTCACAGGGAAACTCATCAGTGAAAGATGCCAGTCGGATGTAGTAGCCCAGGTAGATGCAGGCCAGCAGGAGGATCAGCAGAGTCATGCCCCGACATAATAGGTACTTGACCACAAGGCAGTGAGAGAGGCGCTTGGTCTTCAGATACTGCTCCACTAAAGGGTATCTGAAGCAACCCTCGGTCAGTTCCAAAGCACTGCTGCAGAAAAggacatttagcataaatataCCTATGTTTAGAATTGCAAATGTCATTGTATCAAATATCAAGAAATACAGTTCCATACGGCAACAGGATTTTCTGAAGGATATGTAACTAGAAACAGGCCTTTTTTCCTTACTTACCCATGACCAAAACCTTCCTTAATGCTTATTCAAATCTGTTTATTATAAACTCAGTGTGatattatttatgtttacaaacacaaaagatCAGCATTTTATGGAATTGTATAAGACTTTCATTCACTGGCCTTATTGATCTATTAATAATCCAAATTAAAGCCCCTTTGTGTAGATTTGTTATGTAATTATAGCATCTTTCAAAATATTCTGATGTGATAATGTTTTGTAGAAAAAGTAGGCATTCCTGGTGAAAACTGGTGCAGTACAAGCACCATATATGTCTTGTATTCTATActagctgcactaatcaatatttgtatatGAACAATAGGTTAcatgactaattgactaatgACTGCTTAAGTGCAATGTGAAAAGTGTCACTcatagagagagacaaagcCAGTGAgattatcacccaactctgaGGTAGCTCAGTGTTGTCATTCATGGCTCGCAGCGGgtactttactgttttggttaaTTGTCACCATTCTCATCAGTGTCATTTCCAGATGTAGCAGCCAGCTGTTCCCAGCTAAAAATAGCAATTGCAATAGCaagtttatttctatagcacatttcgTGCACAGGGGCAATTCAGTGTacttaaataaatcaaaataagaaATGATCCATATCTAAGATATGATTAAAAGATGAAAAGTACATAAAATAGTAATTTAACAGAGAGATATAATTAAAAGATAAGCAATATAAGATAAAACACAAAGTAATTGAAATAGAATAAAGacattgtaaaaacaaaacagtagctTAATCATAGGCACTTGAAAAGAGAAATATTTTTAATCTGGATTTAAAAATTGTTACATTTGGTGCACATATAAGATGTTCTGGCAGTTTGTTCCGGTTGCAGCAAAACAGCTAAAAGCTGCGTCAGCATGTTTAGACTCTGGGCTGTGCTAGCTGACCTGAGTTCATGGATCGAAGAGCCCTACTCGGTTTCTATTCTTTGAGGATATCAGAGATGTATTCTGGTCCTAAAAGCCGTAAAAGCCAGTGTACGCTATCTGCTCGCATCTGTTAGCAACTAGcttgtgaacatagtggagcatttagcaggtAAAGAGCTCAATATGTCTcttaggagttggtggagaccaaaacagagttaGACGGAAGGTAACGGACGTTtgtcagaaacacaactccaaatgaatgctactGTCACGccatatctgctggatgtgtacaTAGGCAATTGTTTGCGAATAACAACTGCATTAGGTAATAATATGTCAATATGGccaaaaaatcaatatatatatagtatatatatatatatactatatatactgtgtatgagGGCCCGCCAAATCTGGCCCACTAGGTGACtttgcaaagtgtaaaaattgcATAGAAGTCATTTATTCAAATTATTGTCCACTGGGGGTCACTCTGTCCTAATAAGAGTAGCAGGCTCTATGCTTGATACGCGATTATAGATCCCACATGGAGGCAATGTGACACAACACTGTCAAGCGTAGGCTACTGTTCATGCAGGAGCCGTCACTAGAAAATGAAAAGAGGACACAGAGTGTTGGGTTTTCTGAGAGAAATGGACCAGTTCCTATTTCTTCACAGAGGTAAATGGGAAAccagtgtgcttgtgtgttcaCAGTACTACCTTTCAGTGCTTAAAGAACAACAGCTGAACTTGGTACAAGAACTTGGTACTAGTATATATACAAACTGGTTTGTAGCCGAGATCAGCGAGACATCTCAGGCTGTTTATCATCTGTATTGTAAATGGGATTGTTCATTAATTGTGAACGTTTTCagaatgtacttgtacttctttACACTAAAGAAAGGGAAAATTTGGAGGTGTTGTTAGTTATAGGTTAGGCTATTATgcaatggttttactggtccGGCCCACTTGAGATCAAATTGGGCTATGTGCGGCCCAtgaactaaaatgagtttgacacccttgctttaaatcaaagctaatgtttaaaacaaatgttattgTCACATCTCCTGCTAAGGAGTACATAGCAGTGAGTAATAACAAGGTGTTTACCTCTGGGTGTCCGCAGATGCACCTTTGGTATCTAAGGATGCTAGATTCCTGGCCATTCTGATGGCACGATTATAAAAGCGGTCCAGCTCCTCCATGATGAAGTTCAGGTCAGAGGAGAGGTGCGGAGCTGCAGTGAAACGCCAGAACAGGGCTGGGATATACATGAGGATGGCCAGTGAGAGCAGGATGTATGGGAAGAACTGAGGGAATCACAGAAAGGGAGACAACAGAAGAGAAAAGGCTGCATtagaaaaagaagacaaaaatgaTTTCTGGACATTATTAGTGTAGGATACTTCTGAGCAGAGCACAGGGACAGTTTAAAGGGGATGTCTTCCTGTCCCCTACCAACTGGACAATTTTATTACAGCTGTAAACTACTGATGAGACTGTTAAGGGCCACCCTGACCTAGAGAAGGCCCGGAGACAGGACAGGATTAACCACAGCTAATGGCCCTGTTTGAAATTACCTCAGCTCCCTCCCGACGAGGGCTGCAGCCCTGGAGTGAATGGCACTCCACCTCAAGACTTATTTTCACCCTACAATACAGACAAATGTAACATGCAGGCTAAAtgctggcgaggaaaaactggcatggccatattcaatgaggtcacttgacctctgacctcaagatatgtgaatgaaaataggttctattgGTACCTACGAGTATCCCCTTTTATATCcacgcccactttataataatcacatgcagttattAGAATgacatataaatgtgttattttcactattctaaaaatggtgtatttgaatatttcttcata
Proteins encoded:
- the LOC119485778 gene encoding pannexin-1-like isoform X2 → MAIAHLATEYVFSDFLLNDPTEAKYKGVRLELAVDKIVTFLAVGLPLFLISLAFAQEVSVGTQISCFAPNNFSMRQATYVDSFCWAAVQQQADGSPLWLHKFFPYILLSLAILMYIPALFWRFTAAPHLSSDLNFIMEELDRFYNRAIRMARNLASLDTKGASADTQSALELTEGCFRYPLVEQYLKTKRLSHCLVVKYLLCRGMTLLILLLACIYLGYYIRLASFTDEFPCDLRTGVLKNNSMVPSAVQCKLVAVGVFRLLSYINLGVYVLLAPLVVYASLGPARQSSSFLRPYELLPGFGSLSVVTPFYNDLSIYLLFLQENLSELKSFKCLQVLELLQEAGDEGFDTMCLLRTLGQVKTDALDSKKTCSHKICKEDNKTEDNELFLTSS
- the LOC119485778 gene encoding pannexin-1-like isoform X3 is translated as MGTQISCFAPNNFSMRQATYVDSFCWAAVQQQADGSPLWLHKFFPYILLSLAILMYIPALFWRFTAAPHLSSDLNFIMEELDRFYNRAIRMARNLASLDTKGASADTQSSALELTEGCFRYPLVEQYLKTKRLSHCLVVKYLLCRGMTLLILLLACIYLGYYIRLASFTDEFPCDLRTGVLKNNSMVPSAVQCKLVAVGVFRLLSYINLGVYVLLAPLVVYASLGPARQSSSFLRPYELLPGFGSLSVVTPFYNDLSIYLLFLQENLSELKSFKCLQVLELLQEAGDEGFDTMCLLRTLGQVKTDALDSKKTCSHKICKEDNKTEDNELFLTSS
- the LOC119485778 gene encoding pannexin-1-like isoform X1; protein product: MAIAHLATEYVFSDFLLNDPTEAKYKGVRLELAVDKIVTFLAVGLPLFLISLAFAQEVSVGTQISCFAPNNFSMRQATYVDSFCWAAVQQQADGSPLWLHKFFPYILLSLAILMYIPALFWRFTAAPHLSSDLNFIMEELDRFYNRAIRMARNLASLDTKGASADTQSSALELTEGCFRYPLVEQYLKTKRLSHCLVVKYLLCRGMTLLILLLACIYLGYYIRLASFTDEFPCDLRTGVLKNNSMVPSAVQCKLVAVGVFRLLSYINLGVYVLLAPLVVYASLGPARQSSSFLRPYELLPGFGSLSVVTPFYNDLSIYLLFLQENLSELKSFKCLQVLELLQEAGDEGFDTMCLLRTLGQVKTDALDSKKTCSHKICKEDNKTEDNELFLTSS